In Pollutimonas sp. M17, a single genomic region encodes these proteins:
- a CDS encoding acetate--CoA ligase family protein, whose product MSTLAKPPASTATFADALLTPRSIALIGASSDQKKNTSRPLRFMRQHGYTGSIYPINPAATEILGVKAYPSVAQVPHAIDHAFIMIPGKHVIGALKECAEKGIRVATIYSDGFAEAGAEGQARQEQLVAEAKKLGIRILGPNSIGTANAHTGGVLSVNAVFEMESLIQGSISLVSQSGSMMGSLLSRAAARGFGFAKSVSVGNESDISVGEVVDALVDDPQTHVILLFLETLRDTGTLTAALRRARQAGKPVIAYKLGRSEQGDALAQSHTGAIAGNNAAVDAYFDAMGVMRIEMLETLFEAAPLASRYAAARPGSRSMQAARVAVITTTGGGAASVVDSLGLRNIEAATPPLEFLRHMAARGLNIRQTPVIDLTLAATSEQYKDLLEQLLLSDWCDAVLSVVGSSAQFHPQLAVKPLIESAKPDAKPLAVFLAPEANESLKLLQQHGIAAFRTPEACADALAAFFKPVIEQTDLPSGSADLPADCPGSGNFTEVESIRAFAALGIQSAASQLLQPAHLQHAISYPLVLKVVSRDILHKTDVGGVKVNIKTDAELKKAVPELLQSVQGHRPQAKIDGVLVQKMEGHLIELMLGYRHDPLVGPTVLLSTGGIAAELMPDYAIRLAPVGLSEAHAMIKEVQHCKLINGYRGLPKGDVDGLAQAIVNISRLACVPGQPVTEAEINPLFVQAERVIAVDGVIRLKD is encoded by the coding sequence ATGTCAACGCTAGCCAAGCCCCCTGCCAGCACCGCCACGTTTGCGGATGCCCTGCTGACCCCGCGATCGATTGCGCTTATAGGCGCATCCAGCGATCAAAAAAAGAACACATCCAGGCCCTTGCGCTTCATGCGGCAGCATGGATACACAGGATCCATCTACCCCATCAATCCGGCCGCCACGGAAATCCTGGGAGTAAAGGCTTATCCCTCCGTGGCCCAGGTTCCGCACGCGATCGACCATGCCTTCATCATGATTCCCGGCAAGCACGTGATCGGGGCGTTGAAGGAATGCGCCGAGAAAGGGATTCGGGTCGCCACGATATACTCCGACGGCTTTGCCGAGGCTGGCGCCGAAGGCCAGGCCCGCCAGGAGCAACTGGTCGCCGAGGCCAAGAAGCTGGGCATCCGTATTCTGGGCCCGAACAGCATCGGCACGGCCAACGCGCATACCGGCGGCGTCCTGTCCGTGAATGCGGTATTCGAAATGGAGTCACTGATCCAGGGCAGCATCAGCCTGGTATCGCAAAGCGGGTCCATGATGGGTTCGCTGCTGTCGCGGGCGGCCGCGCGCGGATTCGGCTTCGCCAAGTCCGTATCGGTCGGCAATGAAAGCGATATTTCCGTGGGCGAAGTCGTGGACGCGCTGGTCGACGACCCGCAAACCCATGTCATCCTGCTTTTCCTTGAAACGCTGCGTGACACAGGCACGCTGACCGCCGCGCTGCGGCGGGCGCGCCAGGCGGGCAAGCCGGTCATCGCCTACAAGCTGGGGCGATCCGAACAAGGCGATGCCCTGGCCCAATCGCATACCGGCGCCATTGCCGGAAACAACGCCGCTGTCGATGCCTACTTCGATGCCATGGGCGTCATGCGCATCGAGATGCTTGAAACCCTGTTCGAAGCGGCGCCCCTGGCCAGCCGCTATGCGGCGGCGCGCCCTGGAAGCCGCTCCATGCAAGCCGCCCGGGTCGCTGTCATTACGACCACAGGCGGCGGCGCCGCTTCCGTCGTCGATAGCCTTGGGCTTAGAAATATCGAAGCGGCCACGCCCCCGCTGGAATTCCTGCGGCACATGGCCGCCCGAGGATTGAACATCCGGCAGACTCCGGTCATCGACCTGACCCTGGCGGCCACCAGCGAACAATACAAAGACCTGCTCGAACAACTGTTGCTTTCGGACTGGTGCGATGCCGTGCTTAGCGTGGTCGGCTCCTCGGCCCAGTTTCATCCGCAGTTGGCGGTCAAGCCCTTGATTGAATCGGCCAAGCCGGATGCCAAGCCGCTGGCGGTATTCCTGGCGCCGGAGGCGAACGAGTCATTGAAGCTGCTGCAGCAGCATGGCATTGCGGCATTCCGCACGCCGGAGGCCTGTGCCGATGCGCTCGCCGCTTTCTTCAAGCCCGTCATCGAACAGACCGACCTGCCCAGCGGCAGTGCCGACCTGCCCGCCGATTGCCCCGGGTCGGGCAACTTCACGGAAGTGGAATCGATACGCGCCTTTGCCGCCTTGGGTATACAAAGCGCGGCAAGCCAGCTGTTGCAGCCAGCGCACCTGCAGCATGCCATTTCCTATCCGCTGGTGCTCAAAGTCGTGTCGCGCGACATTCTGCACAAGACCGATGTGGGCGGCGTCAAGGTCAACATCAAGACCGATGCCGAACTGAAAAAAGCCGTGCCCGAGCTTCTGCAATCCGTTCAAGGCCACAGGCCGCAGGCGAAGATCGACGGTGTTCTGGTGCAGAAGATGGAAGGCCATTTGATCGAACTCATGCTGGGTTATCGGCATGATCCTCTGGTCGGTCCCACCGTACTGCTGAGCACGGGTGGCATCGCGGCCGAACTGATGCCGGACTATGCCATCCGCCTTGCCCCCGTCGGCTTGAGCGAGGCGCACGCCATGATCAAGGAAGTCCAGCACTGCAAGCTCATAAACGGATACCGCGGACTGCCCAAAGGGGACGTCGATGGGCTGGCCCAGGCCATCGTCAATATCTCGCGACTTGCCTGCGTGCCCGGGCAACCGGTCACCGAAGCGGAAATCAACCCCCTGTTCGTGCAAGCCGAACGAGTCATCGCCGTCGACGGCGTCATTCGATTGAAAGACTGA
- a CDS encoding citryl-CoA lyase, protein MSDTSMDDGFASSNWWRTRISDIKPGSIRYHGYAVQDLIGNIGFAEMIWLMLRGELPARGQGALLEAALMSAVDHGPQAPSIAISRMAMTCGVSLNNAMGSAVNVLGDVHGGAGEQAVGLYKDIAAAIDAGVEEQAAVSQGLDAFIADHGKYVSGFGHRFHPIDPRAVRLLELVDQAVADGVVTGRYAAIARAVEKELQARKNKTIPMNIDGATAVIYAELDFPPALARGLFCLSRSVGILAHAWEQAEQGGRNKGPIPRQYLPAYDGHPPREFPREN, encoded by the coding sequence ATGAGCGATACAAGCATGGATGATGGGTTCGCAAGCAGCAACTGGTGGCGTACCCGCATTTCGGACATCAAGCCGGGCAGCATTCGCTACCATGGCTACGCCGTCCAGGATCTGATCGGCAACATCGGCTTTGCCGAGATGATCTGGCTGATGCTGCGCGGCGAACTGCCGGCGCGGGGCCAGGGGGCGTTACTGGAAGCCGCGCTCATGTCGGCGGTCGATCATGGGCCGCAGGCGCCCAGCATCGCCATCTCGCGCATGGCCATGACCTGCGGCGTAAGCTTGAACAATGCTATGGGTTCGGCGGTGAATGTCTTGGGCGATGTGCACGGCGGAGCGGGCGAGCAGGCGGTCGGACTGTACAAGGACATTGCCGCCGCCATCGATGCGGGCGTCGAAGAACAGGCGGCGGTGAGCCAGGGGCTCGATGCTTTCATAGCGGATCATGGAAAGTATGTTTCCGGTTTCGGGCACCGTTTTCATCCCATCGATCCGCGCGCGGTCCGGCTGCTGGAACTGGTCGACCAGGCGGTTGCGGACGGGGTGGTGACGGGCCGCTACGCCGCGATCGCCAGGGCCGTGGAAAAAGAATTGCAGGCGCGCAAGAACAAGACCATACCGATGAACATCGATGGCGCCACGGCGGTCATCTACGCCGAGCTGGATTTTCCGCCGGCCCTGGCGCGCGGCTTGTTCTGCCTGTCGCGCTCCGTCGGCATCCTGGCCCATGCCTGGGAACAGGCCGAGCAGGGTGGGCGAAACAAGGGACCCATTCCGCGCCAGTACCTGCCGGCCTACGACGGCCATCCGCCGCGCGAGTTTCCGCGAGAAAACTAA
- a CDS encoding LysR family transcriptional regulator: MKKLDIAALEAFIAAVEEKSLSKASLRENLVTSAISRRIAELESYLGKTLLQRHGRGVEPTPVGTVLYQNAKSIVRNIKLTEEAVNDYDSHGSAKIRLMSNPSSILQFLPNDIARFLKQHKNTSIDLVESHSYDTPRCVAEHLADIGVYHAEQPATGVISHLYRTDRVGLVVPSNHALAARAELYLEEALEYDLLGYFPRHSLDQFLMHVGSALSRPPNVKLQVSNFETRCQMIREGLGIGVVPERIAQNYLQQMNLKLLRLKDDWAQRQFFLCTNDKTSRNPAATALVQCMLQKPT, translated from the coding sequence ATGAAAAAACTAGATATCGCCGCGCTGGAAGCCTTCATCGCCGCCGTCGAAGAAAAAAGCCTTTCAAAAGCCAGCCTGCGCGAGAACCTGGTTACGTCGGCCATCAGCCGGCGTATCGCCGAGCTGGAAAGCTACCTGGGCAAGACATTGCTGCAGCGCCATGGCCGGGGCGTGGAACCGACGCCAGTGGGTACCGTGCTGTACCAGAACGCCAAGTCCATCGTGCGCAACATCAAGCTGACGGAAGAAGCCGTCAACGACTACGACAGCCACGGAAGCGCCAAGATACGGCTGATGTCCAACCCCTCGTCCATACTGCAATTCCTGCCCAACGACATTGCCCGCTTTCTGAAGCAGCACAAGAACACCAGCATCGATCTGGTGGAAAGCCATAGCTACGACACGCCCCGCTGCGTGGCCGAACATCTGGCCGACATCGGCGTCTATCATGCGGAGCAGCCGGCGACCGGCGTCATATCCCATTTGTACCGGACCGATCGCGTGGGGCTGGTCGTGCCCAGCAACCATGCACTTGCGGCGCGCGCTGAACTCTACCTGGAAGAAGCCCTGGAGTACGATTTGCTGGGTTATTTTCCCAGGCATTCGCTGGACCAGTTCCTGATGCATGTGGGTTCGGCGCTGTCCAGGCCGCCGAACGTCAAGCTGCAGGTCTCCAACTTCGAGACGCGCTGCCAGATGATACGGGAAGGCCTGGGGATAGGGGTCGTTCCGGAACGGATCGCGCAGAACTACCTGCAGCAAATGAACCTGAAGCTGCTGCGCCTGAAGGACGATTGGGCGCAGCGCCAGTTCTTTCTGTGTACCAACGACAAGACAAGCAGGAATCCCGCCGCCACCGCCCTGGTCCAGTGCATGCTGCAAAAACCAACGTAG
- a CDS encoding acyl-CoA dehydrogenase family protein, translated as MDFQLNEEHSAFADSVSRFARQELAPGALARAHSTEHPWDAARLIADNGLLGIAFSEKDGGQGGTLMHAVLAIQQVALSCPKSADIVQAGNFGPIRTFVEYASEEQKERFLPDLLGGRKLIALGMTEPDAGSAVTQLKTSARQDGGDYLINGSKIFSTNSPEADLFLIYVRFGPGLEGIGSVLIERGTPGFTIGEPAGFMNGEQWCQLYFEDARIPASNLLLGPGGFKKQISGFNVERLGNASRSLALGRYAFNLAREHASTRKQFNKELCEFQGIQWKFADMWMQLESAQLMLYRAALEGEHGLPSAQSTAMAKLACNQAGWFVANEALQVMGGMGFSQEVLVEYCVRRIRGWMIAGGSIEILKNRIAEGVFGRSFSQYPPKAA; from the coding sequence ATGGATTTTCAACTGAATGAAGAGCACAGCGCCTTTGCCGATTCGGTAAGCCGTTTTGCACGGCAAGAATTGGCGCCGGGGGCGCTAGCCCGCGCGCATTCCACGGAGCATCCCTGGGATGCCGCCAGATTGATCGCCGACAATGGCTTGCTGGGCATTGCCTTCTCCGAAAAAGACGGCGGCCAGGGCGGGACCTTGATGCATGCCGTCCTTGCCATACAGCAAGTGGCCTTGTCTTGCCCCAAAAGTGCCGACATTGTCCAGGCGGGCAATTTCGGCCCCATACGCACCTTTGTGGAGTATGCCAGCGAAGAACAGAAGGAGCGCTTCCTTCCCGATCTTCTTGGCGGAAGAAAGCTGATCGCCCTGGGCATGACCGAGCCTGATGCCGGTTCCGCCGTCACCCAGCTCAAGACCAGCGCCCGCCAGGACGGCGGCGATTACCTGATCAACGGCAGCAAGATATTTTCCACCAATAGCCCCGAGGCGGATCTGTTCCTGATCTATGTGCGGTTCGGGCCGGGATTGGAGGGAATAGGGTCTGTGCTGATCGAGCGGGGGACGCCGGGCTTCACCATAGGCGAACCCGCCGGCTTCATGAACGGCGAACAGTGGTGCCAGCTGTATTTCGAGGATGCGCGTATTCCCGCCAGCAATCTCTTGTTGGGGCCGGGTGGGTTCAAGAAACAGATATCCGGGTTCAACGTCGAGCGCCTGGGCAATGCATCCCGCTCGCTCGCGTTGGGACGCTACGCTTTCAATCTGGCTCGCGAACATGCCTCCACCAGAAAGCAGTTCAATAAAGAGCTTTGCGAGTTCCAGGGCATTCAATGGAAATTCGCCGACATGTGGATGCAATTGGAATCCGCCCAGTTGATGCTGTACCGCGCCGCGCTGGAAGGCGAGCATGGATTGCCCTCGGCGCAAAGCACGGCCATGGCCAAGCTGGCATGCAACCAGGCCGGCTGGTTCGTGGCCAACGAGGCCTTGCAGGTGATGGGCGGCATGGGTTTCAGCCAGGAAGTGCTGGTGGAATACTGTGTGCGCCGCATCCGGGGCTGGATGATCGCGGGCGGCTCGATCGAGATACTGAAGAATCGCATTGCGGAAGGCGTGTTCGGGCGTTCGTTCTCGCAGTATCCGCCCAAGGCTGCCTGA
- a CDS encoding LysR substrate-binding domain-containing protein — MNPLRVFETVARHKNLSAAARELHVTQSAVSRQIATLEKYIGTALIKRESRGISLTPTGQRYAKDVVPAFKTLSEATGKAMKQGTQSALRVRTYTTFTAKWLIPHLVQFRNLHPDIEILVSNAVPDVDFDRDAVDVAIQYGDGQWPGTEVDLLFNDELEPVCSPGYLAGVAGARDDPSLLLKGPLLVSHYRRNDWDDWLEFQNLKNKADKAKRMSFSTSVLTWQAAMDGLGLAIGQIPLLKTELDTGLLLRPFASPQHGTKGHYLVRPALQRYSRKVSLFRNWILEAIA, encoded by the coding sequence ATGAATCCCCTGCGCGTGTTCGAGACCGTGGCCCGCCACAAGAACCTGAGCGCGGCGGCCAGGGAACTGCACGTCACCCAGTCGGCGGTCAGCCGGCAGATCGCGACGCTGGAAAAGTACATCGGTACGGCGCTGATCAAGCGAGAAAGCCGAGGCATAAGCCTGACCCCGACCGGGCAGCGCTATGCGAAAGACGTGGTCCCGGCATTCAAGACCTTGTCCGAGGCGACGGGCAAAGCCATGAAACAAGGCACCCAAAGCGCGCTGCGCGTGCGCACCTACACCACGTTCACGGCGAAGTGGCTGATTCCCCATCTGGTGCAGTTCAGGAATCTGCACCCCGACATCGAGATCCTTGTCAGCAACGCCGTTCCCGACGTCGATTTTGACCGGGATGCCGTCGATGTGGCGATTCAATATGGCGATGGGCAGTGGCCTGGAACCGAGGTCGACCTATTGTTCAATGACGAACTGGAACCGGTATGCTCGCCCGGATACCTGGCCGGGGTAGCGGGCGCGCGGGACGATCCGAGTTTGCTCCTGAAAGGTCCGCTGCTGGTTTCCCACTACCGCCGAAACGACTGGGACGACTGGCTTGAATTCCAGAATCTGAAGAACAAGGCCGACAAGGCGAAACGCATGAGCTTCAGTACCTCGGTCCTGACCTGGCAGGCCGCCATGGATGGCCTGGGCCTGGCCATAGGACAGATCCCCTTGCTGAAAACGGAGCTGGACACCGGCCTGCTGCTGCGCCCGTTCGCCAGCCCCCAGCACGGGACCAAAGGACATTACCTGGTTCGCCCCGCGCTGCAGCGCTATTCCCGCAAGGTCAGTCTGTTCCGGAACTGGATTCTGGAAGCGATAGCCTAG
- a CDS encoding CaiB/BaiF CoA transferase family protein, giving the protein MPGPLKHIRVLDLTNVLAGPFCCHQLALMGAEVIKVETPGSGDLARQLGADAELNGRLMGLSFLAQNAGKRSITVNLKSAKGKALFLRLVETADVVVENFRPGVMERLGLGFETLCRHQPRLVYCAISGFGQEGPLKGLPAYDQIIQGMSGVMSITGDPDTAPYRVGYPIGDTIGGMTAAFAVAAELADTSRQEARFIDVSMLESVIATMGWVVSNYLNAAHVPAPMGNENFTASPSGTFATAEGLLNIAANKQEQFEALCKAVGRPELIVDSRFSRRQARLQNRAALKAQLEEALSARPAADWWPLLTEQGIPSGPVYTVPEILAHPQIRDRGMIGRFTRAPGVDRDVQVVRSGFKVDGHAPSVDEPPPLLGQDTDELLCQLGYTGDEIAAMKKEGAV; this is encoded by the coding sequence ATGCCGGGACCACTCAAGCATATCCGCGTGCTCGACCTGACGAATGTGCTGGCCGGCCCTTTTTGCTGCCATCAGCTGGCATTGATGGGGGCCGAGGTCATCAAGGTCGAGACGCCCGGCTCCGGGGACCTGGCCCGCCAGCTTGGCGCCGACGCCGAGCTGAACGGCCGGCTCATGGGCCTGTCCTTCCTGGCCCAGAACGCCGGCAAGCGGTCCATCACGGTCAATCTGAAAAGCGCCAAGGGCAAGGCGCTGTTTCTGCGGCTTGTGGAAACCGCCGACGTGGTGGTCGAGAATTTCAGGCCGGGCGTCATGGAAAGACTGGGATTGGGTTTCGAAACGCTGTGCCGGCATCAGCCCAGACTGGTCTATTGCGCGATCTCCGGTTTCGGCCAGGAAGGCCCGCTTAAAGGCCTGCCGGCCTACGATCAGATCATCCAGGGAATGTCGGGCGTCATGAGCATCACGGGAGATCCGGATACCGCGCCTTATCGTGTCGGCTATCCCATAGGAGACACCATAGGCGGCATGACGGCGGCATTTGCCGTGGCCGCCGAACTGGCCGATACGTCCCGACAGGAAGCGCGTTTCATCGATGTCTCCATGCTGGAATCGGTCATTGCGACGATGGGGTGGGTGGTATCGAACTACCTTAACGCGGCCCATGTCCCGGCTCCCATGGGCAATGAAAATTTTACGGCCAGCCCTTCGGGTACCTTCGCGACGGCCGAGGGCTTGCTCAATATCGCGGCGAACAAGCAGGAACAGTTCGAAGCCTTGTGCAAAGCCGTGGGCCGGCCTGAACTGATCGTCGACAGCCGTTTTTCGCGACGGCAGGCGCGCTTGCAGAATCGCGCGGCCTTGAAGGCGCAGTTGGAGGAGGCTTTGTCGGCTCGTCCTGCCGCCGATTGGTGGCCGCTGCTGACGGAACAAGGCATACCCTCGGGCCCGGTCTATACGGTTCCCGAGATACTGGCGCATCCGCAGATTCGGGATCGCGGAATGATAGGACGGTTCACCCGGGCGCCTGGGGTGGACCGGGATGTACAGGTTGTGCGCAGCGGTTTCAAAGTGGATGGGCATGCGCCGTCGGTGGATGAACCGCCGCCGCTGCTGGGCCAGGATACCGATGAACTGCTGTGCCAGTTGGGCTATACGGGCGATGAAATCGCCGCCATGAAAAAAGAGGGAGCGGTATGA
- a CDS encoding Bug family tripartite tricarboxylate transporter substrate binding protein, with protein sequence MKSFAFNPAKPIRSALAIGLFSLAACVGQSAAAADDWPTQPVKVIVAFTAGGTTDILAREISHGLTKKWGQSVVVENRPGAGGNIGTRDAINSKPDGYTILINSIGPIAINPSLYSKLGHNPQTDLIPLTLVADVPNVLVVSPSLNIKSVQELIAAIKKEPEKYNCASTGVGTAAHLSCELLSRSTGLPITHVPYKGAGALTDVIAGRVQFMFATLPSVKGHIKSGALLPLAVSTASRSPALPDIPSMKEAGYPDFALGAWFGFFAPKGTPDAIVNKISRDIDSLIHEPGVKAKLMNEGAEPIGGTPAEFKAFTDKETEKWGKLVKSMNISLD encoded by the coding sequence ATGAAGTCCTTCGCTTTCAATCCCGCAAAACCGATACGGTCGGCACTGGCCATCGGCCTGTTCTCACTGGCCGCCTGCGTCGGCCAGAGTGCCGCTGCGGCCGACGACTGGCCCACCCAGCCCGTCAAGGTCATCGTGGCTTTTACAGCCGGCGGCACCACCGACATCCTGGCCCGCGAGATCAGCCACGGCCTGACCAAGAAATGGGGCCAAAGCGTCGTCGTGGAAAACCGCCCCGGCGCGGGCGGCAACATCGGAACCCGCGACGCCATCAACTCCAAGCCGGACGGCTACACCATACTGATCAATTCCATCGGGCCGATAGCGATCAACCCGTCGCTGTACAGCAAGCTGGGCCACAACCCGCAAACCGACCTGATCCCCCTGACGCTCGTGGCCGACGTGCCCAATGTCCTGGTCGTATCGCCCTCGCTCAATATCAAGTCGGTGCAAGAGCTGATCGCCGCCATCAAGAAAGAGCCCGAAAAATATAACTGCGCATCGACGGGGGTAGGCACCGCCGCGCACCTGTCCTGCGAACTTCTGTCCCGCAGCACCGGCCTGCCCATTACGCATGTGCCCTACAAGGGCGCGGGCGCATTGACCGACGTCATCGCGGGCCGGGTGCAATTCATGTTTGCCACGCTGCCGTCCGTCAAGGGCCACATCAAGTCCGGCGCCCTGCTGCCGCTGGCCGTTTCGACCGCCAGCCGCTCGCCCGCCCTGCCCGACATCCCGTCCATGAAGGAAGCGGGCTATCCCGACTTCGCGCTGGGCGCATGGTTCGGCTTCTTTGCCCCCAAAGGCACGCCCGACGCCATCGTCAATAAAATCAGCCGCGATATCGATAGCCTGATCCATGAACCGGGCGTGAAAGCCAAGCTGATGAACGAAGGCGCGGAACCGATAGGCGGAACCCCGGCGGAGTTCAAAGCCTTTACAGACAAAGAAACAGAGAAATGGGGCAAGCTGGTCAAGTCGATGAACATCTCGCTGGACTAA
- a CDS encoding MmgE/PrpD family protein: protein MLLETLAGYGAKDTVGELPDQVLHHAKRAFLDWLAALYPGTRVSPGIELVRAHKEELGLGRASLPGYQTTTLPATAAWINGSVSHAVEFDDIYRDAVYHPGCPVISAALAAAESTGASGKALLHAIVVGYEISTRIGAAIQPAHYKYFHTTGTVGCMGAAAAVAAIHAPGDAAVMRHAIATATTFASGLQQAFRSDAMTKALHAGHAAAVGVRSGMAAASGVTGVPDILEGEVGFGAALADKPDWRIAVEGLGKDYNITRITQKNHACCGHTFAAIDAAIELRNKHAIRPEQIKEIRVASYQTALDVTGNFHPKTVFECKFSLPYVVSHALRHGSVRLNAFDAERLGDKSIRQLMKKLALTSDAALTARFPGQRAARLALLLDNGNSLEHFSPYRKGDPEAPLSDAELIDKFNELTIPVIGGVRAEQLQRQVWNLDALAVQDLALNS from the coding sequence ATGCTATTAGAGACCCTAGCCGGTTATGGCGCAAAAGACACGGTGGGCGAACTGCCCGACCAAGTTCTCCATCATGCAAAACGAGCATTCCTGGATTGGCTGGCCGCCCTGTATCCCGGGACCCGCGTGTCGCCCGGCATCGAGCTGGTTCGCGCCCACAAAGAGGAACTGGGCCTGGGCCGCGCAAGCCTGCCTGGCTACCAGACCACCACCCTGCCCGCCACCGCCGCCTGGATAAACGGCAGCGTTTCCCACGCCGTCGAATTCGACGATATCTATCGGGACGCGGTCTATCATCCTGGATGCCCGGTCATTTCAGCCGCGCTGGCCGCGGCGGAATCCACAGGCGCATCGGGCAAGGCGCTGCTGCACGCCATTGTCGTGGGCTACGAGATATCCACGCGCATCGGCGCCGCCATACAGCCGGCCCATTACAAATACTTCCACACCACCGGAACGGTGGGCTGCATGGGCGCCGCGGCGGCCGTGGCCGCCATCCACGCACCGGGCGACGCCGCCGTCATGCGGCACGCCATCGCCACGGCGACGACCTTCGCTTCGGGCTTGCAGCAAGCCTTCCGCTCCGACGCCATGACCAAGGCGCTGCATGCCGGCCACGCCGCGGCGGTGGGCGTTCGATCCGGCATGGCGGCGGCCAGCGGCGTTACCGGGGTCCCCGACATTCTTGAAGGCGAGGTGGGCTTTGGCGCCGCCCTGGCCGACAAGCCCGACTGGCGCATCGCGGTCGAGGGTCTGGGCAAGGACTACAACATTACCCGCATCACCCAGAAGAATCACGCCTGCTGCGGACACACCTTCGCGGCCATCGATGCCGCCATCGAACTGCGAAACAAGCATGCCATCCGCCCCGAGCAAATCAAGGAGATCCGGGTTGCAAGCTATCAGACCGCGCTGGACGTGACAGGAAACTTTCATCCCAAGACCGTTTTCGAGTGCAAGTTCAGCCTGCCGTATGTGGTCTCGCACGCCCTGCGCCATGGCTCGGTCCGGCTCAATGCCTTTGATGCCGAACGGCTGGGCGACAAATCCATACGCCAGCTCATGAAAAAGCTTGCCTTGACGTCCGACGCGGCGCTTACCGCCCGTTTTCCGGGACAGCGGGCGGCCCGGCTTGCCCTGCTCCTGGACAACGGCAACTCCCTGGAACATTTTTCACCGTATAGAAAAGGCGACCCCGAAGCGCCACTGAGCGATGCCGAACTGATCGATAAATTCAATGAACTGACTATTCCAGTCATTGGCGGCGTACGCGCCGAGCAGCTTCAACGGCAAGTCTGGAATCTGGATGCCTTGGCCGTCCAGGATCTGGCCCTGAATTCGTAA